A genomic segment from Desulfurispirillum indicum S5 encodes:
- the lptC gene encoding LPS export ABC transporter periplasmic protein LptC — MRKVAYAVSLLLFAYLAYTFYQYGRAVPQMAEVTGRAGLVSTNVTIDRLDPESGKLLYSLKAQRAVHGLQEIALEELEMAFFDSQLQEVRALQGIYRQGEELVLLPRDFTATTVDGFVLRGKDAIYTVQEQRLVSENPFVLTGQEGFELSGDRIEVWREPARMRADGNIRGKWSFDP; from the coding sequence GCCTACACCTTTTATCAGTATGGTCGGGCGGTGCCGCAGATGGCCGAGGTGACTGGCAGGGCCGGTCTGGTCAGTACCAATGTGACCATCGACCGTCTGGATCCCGAGTCAGGAAAGCTTCTCTACTCCCTGAAGGCACAGCGCGCTGTCCACGGGCTGCAGGAAATTGCGCTGGAGGAGCTTGAGATGGCTTTTTTTGACTCCCAGCTCCAGGAGGTGCGAGCCCTCCAGGGCATCTACCGGCAGGGCGAAGAACTGGTACTGCTGCCCCGTGATTTTACGGCGACCACCGTTGATGGTTTTGTATTGCGGGGAAAAGATGCTATATATACGGTGCAGGAGCAAAGGCTTGTCTCCGAGAACCCTTTTGTCCTGACGGGCCAGGAGGGTTTCGAGCTTTCGGGAGATCGCATTGAGGTCTGGCGGGAGCCGGCCAGGATGCGTGCTGATGGCAATATCCGCGGAAAATGGAGTTTCGACCCATGA
- a CDS encoding LptA/OstA family protein has translation MKYTILAVVVALCWNFAMAQSNGVVYTIESNHLEINAHIGESRFWGSVVFESPSYVLHADSLVVSAVQNAAGRQELQRLHAWDNVELYYGDKRGFSDTLYYYHDRQTIVLEGNARLIDSRSSLAAPRITIHEPTGEAFVEGDESERVKVIFEDDRAD, from the coding sequence ATGAAATACACGATTTTGGCAGTTGTGGTAGCGCTTTGCTGGAATTTTGCCATGGCACAGTCCAACGGGGTCGTTTACACCATCGAGAGTAACCATCTGGAGATCAATGCCCATATCGGTGAGAGTCGCTTCTGGGGGAGTGTCGTCTTTGAGTCCCCCAGTTATGTTCTGCACGCCGATTCCCTGGTTGTGAGCGCCGTGCAAAACGCCGCTGGTCGACAGGAACTCCAGCGCCTGCACGCCTGGGATAACGTGGAGCTGTACTATGGGGACAAGCGGGGGTTTTCCGATACCCTCTACTACTACCACGATCGACAAACCATTGTGCTGGAAGGCAACGCGCGCCTGATTGACAGTCGCAGCTCCCTTGCCGCTCCCCGTATAACCATACACGAGCCGACTGGCGAGGCCTTTGTGGAAGGCGATGAAAGCGAGCGGGTGAAAGTGATATTTGAAGATGACCGTGCAGACTGA
- the lptB gene encoding LPS export ABC transporter ATP-binding protein has protein sequence MTVQTDTRVLEARGLVKRYGKRTVVDQVDFHVNQAEVVALLGPNGAGKTTTFYMTVGLVPADAGSIFFEGQDISPLPVYRRGHLGLAYLPQEPSVFRKLSVEDNIWALLELRRDISLSRKREILEDLLQEFHITHIRKSMGYVLSGGERRRVEIARALAQNPKMVLLDEPFAGIDPIAVEEIRTIIRQLQQRGIATLITDHNVRETLGTCDRAYILSDGRILAQGDPTTITSSPAVRQAYLGENYRG, from the coding sequence ATGACCGTGCAGACTGATACCCGAGTTCTGGAAGCCCGCGGCCTGGTAAAACGCTACGGTAAACGTACCGTGGTGGACCAGGTGGATTTCCACGTCAACCAGGCTGAGGTGGTTGCCTTGCTGGGCCCCAATGGTGCCGGCAAGACGACCACCTTCTATATGACCGTTGGCCTGGTTCCGGCCGACGCCGGGTCGATATTCTTTGAAGGTCAGGATATTTCACCCCTGCCGGTGTACCGGCGCGGCCATCTGGGGCTGGCCTACCTGCCCCAGGAGCCCAGTGTCTTTCGCAAGCTCTCGGTGGAGGATAATATCTGGGCCCTGCTGGAGCTGCGTCGCGATATCAGCCTCTCCCGCAAACGCGAGATTCTGGAAGACCTGCTGCAGGAATTTCACATTACCCACATCCGCAAATCCATGGGTTACGTCCTCAGTGGCGGAGAGCGCCGCCGGGTGGAAATTGCCCGCGCTCTGGCCCAGAATCCGAAAATGGTCCTGCTGGATGAACCCTTTGCCGGCATTGATCCCATCGCGGTGGAGGAAATCCGTACCATTATCCGGCAGCTGCAGCAACGTGGAATTGCCACTCTGATCACTGACCACAATGTGCGCGAAACCCTGGGCACCTGTGATCGCGCCTATATTCTCTCCGACGGCAGGATTCTTGCGCAGGGCGATCCCACCACGATCACCAGTTCTCCCGCTGTGCGCCAGGCCTACCTGGGCGAAAACTACCGGGGCT